One stretch of Caldinitratiruptor microaerophilus DNA includes these proteins:
- the uvrB gene encoding excinuclease ABC subunit UvrB: MPAFELVTDFKPRGDQPRAIEALADGIEKGVREQVLLGVTGSGKTFTIAGVIEKVQRPTLVIAHNKILAAQLTSEFKEFFPNNAVEYFVSYYDYYQPEAYIPQTDTYIEKDATINDEIDKLRHSATMAIFERRDVIVVASVSCIYGLGSPADYRDLSVSLRRGMTVDRDFVLRRLVDIQYERNDVNFVRTKFRVRGDVVEIFPAGMSERAVRVEWWGDEIERISEFDPLTGEILAERDHVAIYPASHYVVAEDKLKRALVSIEEELEEQLRFLRSRGKLLEAQRLEMRTRQDLEMLREFGYCPGIENYSRHLTGRAPGEPPYTLLDFFPDDFLVVIDESHQTIPQVAAMYNGDKSRKDTLIEYGFRLPSAADNRPLKFHEFEERLNQVVYVSATPGPYELRRVPKHHIVEQIVRPTGLLDPEVEVRPTKGQIDDLIAEIRARVQRGERVLITTLTKKMAEDLTDYLKEVGIRVRYMHSDVETLERMQIVRGLRLGEFDVLVGINLLREGLDIPECSLVAILDADKEGYLRSERSLIQTIGRAARNEHGKVIMYADRITESMQRAIDETNRRRAIQAEFNRKHGIVPRTVVKPVRDVIQATRPADAAGDQPLDFLSLPKHALGPVIDRLRKEMKDAARKLEFERAAELRDLIIELEKRRAS, from the coding sequence ATGCCGGCGTTCGAGCTCGTGACCGACTTCAAGCCTCGCGGCGACCAGCCCAGGGCCATCGAGGCCCTGGCGGACGGCATCGAGAAGGGCGTCCGGGAGCAGGTCCTGCTCGGCGTGACCGGGTCGGGCAAGACCTTCACGATCGCCGGGGTGATCGAGAAGGTCCAGCGGCCGACCCTGGTCATCGCGCACAACAAGATCCTGGCCGCCCAGCTCACGAGCGAGTTCAAGGAGTTCTTCCCCAACAACGCGGTCGAGTACTTCGTGAGCTACTACGACTACTACCAGCCCGAGGCCTACATCCCCCAGACCGATACGTACATCGAGAAGGACGCGACCATCAACGACGAGATCGACAAGCTGCGGCACAGCGCCACGATGGCGATCTTCGAGCGGCGCGACGTGATCGTGGTGGCGTCGGTCTCGTGCATCTACGGCCTCGGCTCGCCGGCCGACTACCGGGACCTGTCGGTGTCCCTGCGCCGCGGCATGACCGTCGACCGGGACTTCGTCCTGCGCCGGCTGGTCGACATCCAGTACGAGCGCAACGACGTGAACTTCGTCCGCACGAAGTTCCGGGTGCGGGGGGACGTGGTCGAGATCTTCCCGGCCGGCATGTCCGAGCGCGCCGTCCGGGTGGAGTGGTGGGGGGACGAGATCGAGCGCATCTCGGAGTTCGACCCGCTCACGGGGGAGATCCTGGCCGAGCGCGACCACGTCGCCATCTACCCGGCCAGCCACTACGTCGTGGCGGAGGACAAGCTCAAGCGGGCCCTGGTGAGCATCGAGGAGGAACTGGAGGAGCAGCTCCGCTTCCTGCGCAGCCGGGGCAAGCTCCTCGAGGCGCAGCGGCTCGAGATGCGCACCCGGCAGGATCTGGAGATGCTGCGGGAGTTCGGCTACTGCCCCGGCATCGAGAACTACTCCCGGCACCTCACGGGCCGGGCGCCGGGCGAGCCGCCGTACACCCTGCTGGACTTCTTCCCGGACGACTTCCTGGTGGTGATCGACGAGTCCCACCAGACGATCCCCCAGGTCGCCGCCATGTACAACGGCGACAAGTCCCGGAAGGACACCCTGATCGAGTACGGCTTCCGGCTTCCCTCGGCTGCCGACAACCGCCCGCTCAAGTTCCACGAGTTCGAGGAGCGGCTGAACCAGGTCGTCTACGTCTCCGCGACCCCGGGGCCGTACGAGCTGCGGCGGGTACCGAAGCACCACATCGTCGAGCAGATCGTCCGGCCGACGGGGCTCCTCGACCCCGAGGTCGAGGTCCGGCCGACGAAGGGACAGATCGACGACCTCATCGCCGAGATCCGGGCCCGCGTCCAGCGGGGCGAGCGGGTCCTCATCACCACGCTCACCAAGAAGATGGCGGAGGACCTCACCGACTACCTCAAGGAAGTCGGCATCCGGGTCCGGTACATGCACTCGGACGTCGAGACCCTCGAGCGGATGCAGATCGTCCGCGGGCTGCGCCTCGGGGAGTTCGACGTGCTCGTGGGGATCAACCTGCTGCGGGAGGGCCTGGACATCCCCGAGTGCTCGCTGGTGGCCATCCTCGACGCGGACAAGGAGGGCTACCTGCGCTCCGAGCGGTCCCTCATCCAGACGATCGGCCGCGCCGCCCGCAACGAGCACGGGAAGGTCATCATGTACGCCGACCGGATCACGGAGTCGATGCAGAGGGCCATCGACGAGACGAACCGCCGCCGTGCGATCCAGGCCGAGTTCAACCGCAAGCACGGCATCGTGCCCAGGACCGTGGTCAAGCCGGTCCGGGATGTCATCCAGGCGACCCGGCCGGCCGACGCCGCCGGCGACCAGCCGCTCGACTTCCTGTCGCTCCCGAAGCACGCGCTCGGGCCGGTCATCGACCGCCTGCGCAAGGAGATGAAGGACGCCGCCCGGAAGCTCGAGTTCGAGCGGGCGGCGGAACTCCGGGACCTCATCATCGAGCTCGAGAAGCGCCGGGCAAGCTAG
- a CDS encoding heptaprenylglyceryl phosphate synthase, which translates to MEPDRPRTPGAPHPALAPAGGWLRLVREVPWLVRTRLTGARRAPAGSAPPPWWRWRLVIKLDPDRALSARALELVLATGADALLVGGTQGITAEKVLGLLGRLEAALRRPPVWLEVSSPAAAVPGAPGYLVPFVLNAGDPTWTGRAQAEALGAMLPRLGAILPWERLWPAAYLILNPDSAAARLTAAEAPPPETAVGYAALAGRLLRLPLLYVEYSGRFGDTQLLDRLRRAAGPSCRVWYGGGVDSGARAAAAARAAHAVVVGNAAHEVPDRLSEIAAAVRATPPPP; encoded by the coding sequence GTGGAGCCGGACAGGCCCCGAACGCCGGGTGCGCCCCACCCGGCCCTCGCCCCCGCCGGAGGGTGGCTGCGACTTGTCCGCGAGGTTCCCTGGCTCGTCCGGACCCGCCTGACGGGAGCGCGGCGCGCCCCCGCCGGGAGCGCGCCGCCGCCCTGGTGGCGCTGGCGCCTGGTGATCAAGCTCGACCCCGACCGGGCGCTCAGCGCCCGGGCCCTGGAGCTCGTCCTGGCCACGGGTGCCGACGCGCTCCTGGTCGGCGGGACTCAGGGGATCACCGCGGAGAAGGTGCTCGGGCTCCTCGGCCGCCTCGAGGCCGCTTTGCGCCGCCCGCCGGTGTGGCTGGAGGTGTCATCTCCCGCTGCAGCCGTGCCGGGGGCGCCGGGGTACCTCGTCCCGTTCGTCCTCAACGCCGGCGACCCGACCTGGACCGGGCGTGCCCAGGCGGAAGCCCTGGGAGCGATGCTCCCCCGCCTGGGGGCGATTCTCCCCTGGGAGCGCCTCTGGCCCGCCGCCTACCTCATCCTCAACCCCGACTCGGCTGCCGCGCGGCTGACGGCCGCCGAGGCGCCCCCGCCCGAGACCGCGGTCGGGTACGCCGCGCTCGCCGGCCGGCTCCTGCGGCTGCCCCTGCTGTACGTGGAGTACAGCGGCCGCTTCGGAGACACGCAGCTGCTGGACCGGCTCCGCCGCGCCGCCGGCCCTTCGTGCCGGGTGTGGTACGGGGGCGGGGTCGACTCCGGGGCCCGCGCGGCCGCGGCGGCCCGGGCGGCGCATGCGGTGGTGGTCGGCAACGCGGCCCACGAGGTGCCGGACCGGCTCAGCGAGATCGCCGCGGCGGTGCGGGCCACCCCGCCTCCTCCCTGA